The following proteins are encoded in a genomic region of Saccharopolyspora antimicrobica:
- a CDS encoding PPOX class F420-dependent oxidoreductase — MTFTPAEIDYLEGQTLGRLCTLGPGGEPQARPVGVHLGPDGTIDVPGYHNAESQKWRNVLRDPRVTFVVDDIASRTPWRVRGIEIRGEAEALLGVGSTEDGLSGDVIRIHPKRILSWGIDTERLQARDVG; from the coding sequence ATGACCTTCACGCCGGCCGAGATCGACTACTTGGAAGGGCAGACCTTGGGGCGGCTGTGCACCCTCGGGCCCGGCGGTGAGCCGCAGGCCCGGCCGGTGGGCGTGCACCTGGGCCCGGACGGCACGATCGACGTTCCCGGCTACCACAACGCCGAGTCGCAGAAGTGGCGCAACGTGCTGCGCGATCCGCGCGTGACGTTCGTGGTCGACGACATCGCCTCGCGGACGCCGTGGCGGGTCCGCGGCATCGAGATCCGCGGAGAGGCGGAGGCGCTGCTCGGAGTCGGGTCGACCGAGGACGGGCTCAGCGGCGACGTGATCCGCATCCACCCGAAGCGGATCCTCTCGTGGGGCATCGACACCGAGCGCCTCCAAGCCCGCGACGTGGGGTGA
- the hisH gene encoding imidazole glycerol phosphate synthase subunit HisH gives MARVVILDYGSGNLRSAERALQRVGADVEVTADHRAAVEADGLVVPGVGAFAACMRGLLEVGGDKIIDHRLAGDRPVLGICVGMQVLFDQGVEHGLQANGCGQWPGTVERLQADVLPHMGWNEVDAPEGSVLFAGMEPGTRFYFVHSYGVRRWELEPSDSIKPPLVTWAEHGERFVAAVENGPLMATQFHPEKSGEAGARLLRNWLDTL, from the coding sequence GTGGCACGAGTCGTCATCTTGGACTACGGATCAGGCAACCTCCGCTCCGCCGAACGCGCGCTGCAGCGCGTCGGGGCCGACGTCGAGGTGACCGCCGACCATCGTGCCGCGGTGGAGGCCGACGGCCTGGTGGTCCCCGGCGTCGGGGCGTTCGCGGCCTGCATGCGGGGCCTGCTGGAGGTCGGCGGCGACAAGATCATCGATCACCGGCTGGCAGGCGACCGGCCGGTGCTGGGCATCTGCGTCGGCATGCAGGTGCTCTTCGACCAGGGCGTCGAGCACGGCCTGCAGGCCAACGGCTGCGGCCAGTGGCCCGGCACCGTCGAGCGGCTGCAGGCCGACGTCCTGCCGCACATGGGCTGGAACGAGGTCGACGCCCCGGAGGGCAGCGTCCTGTTCGCCGGGATGGAGCCGGGCACCCGGTTCTACTTCGTGCACTCCTACGGCGTGCGCCGCTGGGAGCTGGAGCCGTCGGACTCGATCAAGCCGCCGCTGGTGACCTGGGCCGAGCACGGCGAGCGGTTCGTCGCCGCGGTGGAGAACGGCCCGCTGATGGCGACCCAGTTCCACCCGGAGAAGTCCGGCGAGGCCGGCGCCCGGCTGCTGCGCAACTGGCTGGACACCCTGTGA
- the priA gene encoding bifunctional 1-(5-phosphoribosyl)-5-((5-phosphoribosylamino)methylideneamino)imidazole-4-carboxamide isomerase/phosphoribosylanthranilate isomerase PriA, whose translation MSFTLLPAVDVADGQAVRLVQGAAGSETSYGDPLEAALAWQRAGAEWVHLVDLDAAFGRGSNRELLAEVTGKLDVKVELSGGIRDDASLEAALATGCARVNLGTAALENPQWADRVVAEYGERVAVGLDVRITEQGHRLAARGWTKDGGDLWEVLARLDAAGCRRYVVTDVSKDGTLQGPNTELLREVCARTEAPVIASGGVSSVDDLVELSKLAPLGLEGSIVGKALYAQNFTLEEALAAVR comes from the coding sequence GTGAGCTTCACGTTGCTTCCCGCAGTTGACGTTGCCGACGGGCAGGCGGTCCGCCTCGTGCAGGGCGCCGCCGGTTCCGAGACCTCCTACGGCGACCCGTTGGAGGCCGCGCTGGCCTGGCAGCGCGCGGGAGCGGAGTGGGTCCATCTGGTCGACCTCGACGCGGCGTTCGGCCGCGGCTCGAACCGCGAACTGCTGGCCGAGGTGACCGGCAAGCTCGACGTGAAGGTGGAGCTCTCCGGCGGCATCCGCGACGACGCCTCGCTGGAGGCCGCGCTGGCCACCGGCTGCGCGCGGGTCAACCTGGGCACCGCGGCGCTGGAGAACCCGCAGTGGGCGGACCGCGTGGTCGCCGAGTACGGCGAGCGGGTCGCGGTCGGCCTGGACGTGCGGATCACCGAGCAGGGCCACCGGCTGGCCGCCCGCGGCTGGACCAAGGACGGCGGCGACCTCTGGGAGGTGCTGGCGCGGCTGGACGCGGCCGGCTGCCGCCGCTACGTGGTCACCGACGTGAGCAAGGACGGCACCCTGCAGGGCCCGAACACCGAGCTGCTGCGCGAGGTCTGTGCCCGCACCGAGGCACCGGTGATCGCCTCCGGCGGTGTGTCCAGTGTGGACGACCTGGTGGAGCTGTCGAAGCTGGCGCCGCTCGGCCTGGAGGGCTCGATCGTCGGCAAGGCGCTGTACGCGCAGAACTTCACCCTCGAAGAGGCGCTGGCCGCCGTCCGCTGA
- a CDS encoding helix-turn-helix transcriptional regulator, translated as MASRQEITAWRPSVPGVVEVFHAHFTEHEYPLHVHDAWTLLIVDDGAVRYDLDRHERGTPDGTLSLLPPHVPHNGSSATPRGFRKRVLYLDTTQLDESFTGPAVDGPEITDLLLRRHIEQLHAALAHRGDEFEAESRLALISQRLREHLRPRLVPGGVADDRGIAHDLRDLLDSRLRESTTLAEIARLLHAHPAHLVRAFSAAFGIAPHQYVTSRRVDLARRLLLGGQPPGEVAVATGFYDQSHLTRHFKRVLGTPPGRYARAGLGR; from the coding sequence ATGGCGTCCCGGCAGGAGATCACGGCGTGGCGCCCGTCGGTCCCGGGCGTCGTCGAGGTCTTCCACGCCCACTTCACCGAGCACGAGTACCCGCTGCACGTCCACGACGCGTGGACGCTGCTGATCGTCGACGACGGCGCCGTCCGCTACGACCTGGACCGCCACGAGCGCGGCACTCCGGACGGCACGCTGAGCCTGCTGCCGCCGCACGTCCCGCACAACGGTTCCTCGGCCACTCCGCGCGGTTTCCGCAAGCGCGTGCTCTACCTCGACACGACGCAGCTCGACGAGAGCTTCACCGGCCCGGCCGTCGACGGCCCGGAGATCACCGATCTGCTCCTGCGCAGGCACATCGAGCAGTTGCACGCCGCTCTCGCCCACCGGGGCGACGAGTTCGAGGCGGAGAGCAGACTGGCCCTCATCAGCCAGCGCCTGCGCGAGCACCTGCGCCCCCGGCTGGTCCCCGGAGGTGTGGCGGATGACCGCGGAATAGCGCACGACCTGCGCGACCTGCTGGACTCACGGCTCCGGGAGAGCACCACGCTGGCGGAGATCGCGCGGCTGCTCCACGCCCACCCGGCGCACCTCGTGCGGGCCTTCAGCGCCGCGTTCGGCATCGCACCGCACCAGTACGTGACCTCGCGCCGCGTCGACCTCGCCCGCCGGTTGCTCCTCGGAGGACAGCCACCGGGCGAGGTGGCGGTCGCGACCGGCTTCTACGACCAGTCCCACCTCACCCGGCACTTCAAGCGGGTCCTGGGCACGCCTCCCGGGAGGTACGCCCGAGCCGGGCTCGGGCGATGA
- a CDS encoding DUF2000 domain-containing protein — MGTENVRFDTKIAVLLRDDLASWQRLNVTAFVVSGLGTAVPELIGEPYADADGVEHLPMFRQPVLVFEGAKEVLSAAHRKALSRSLHTAVFTSDLFGTGNDRDNRAAVRAVGTEQLDLVGLAVHGPRNAVDKILKGARMHP, encoded by the coding sequence ATGGGAACGGAGAACGTGCGCTTCGACACCAAGATCGCCGTGCTGCTGCGCGATGACCTGGCGAGCTGGCAGCGGTTGAACGTGACCGCCTTCGTCGTCAGCGGGCTCGGCACGGCGGTGCCCGAGCTGATCGGCGAGCCGTACGCGGACGCCGACGGCGTCGAGCACCTGCCGATGTTCCGCCAGCCCGTGCTGGTCTTCGAGGGTGCGAAGGAGGTGCTGAGCGCCGCGCACCGCAAGGCGCTCTCCCGCTCGCTGCACACCGCGGTGTTCACCTCGGATTTGTTCGGCACCGGTAACGACCGGGACAACCGGGCTGCCGTGCGGGCGGTGGGAACCGAGCAGCTCGACCTGGTCGGGTTGGCGGTGCACGGGCCCCGCAACGCGGTGGACAAGATCCTCAAGGGGGCGCGGATGCACCCGTGA
- a CDS encoding alpha/beta hydrolase — protein MTSALGVLLAAGATLGATVPVAAAPALDWQPCPENAEVQCATLPVPLDWANPDGEQIEVAVARRPATDAAQRIGSLVFMPGGPGGTGVDSLLAGSPFSPELSSRFDIISYDPRGFGRSNPLQCDTELVLAGPDILPGGPEKFEEIKRYNREVAADCRARTGPVIDHMDAVSVARDIDAFRQALGEEQLSLYGISYGTLVGQMYAENFPDRVRALVLDSVMDHSLSAGEFLVTEAETAEDSFTEFAKWCAEDAQCALHGEDVGAVYDELYKRAEAGELHAPGDPSTPIGPVQLSSSTLGAFYGPNWQQLADQLKALRDDRPAPTALALPETIPHSVAAFCGDWNIDIDSAEQYAQEWQRQNEAAPHMRFGLGGGVAWGCIDWPSPVQNPQHVPQIRTEAPILVLNAQHDPATGYNWATNVDRHIEQATLLTYDGWGHGVYDRSECTTSAADRYFVDGVVPPEGTHCAAVPPTDDPTVRPYVGWGG, from the coding sequence ATGACGTCCGCCCTCGGAGTTCTGCTGGCCGCCGGTGCGACGCTGGGCGCCACCGTTCCGGTGGCCGCCGCGCCCGCGCTGGACTGGCAGCCGTGCCCGGAGAACGCCGAGGTCCAGTGCGCGACCTTGCCGGTGCCGCTGGACTGGGCGAATCCGGACGGCGAGCAGATCGAGGTGGCCGTGGCGCGCCGTCCGGCCACCGACGCCGCCCAGCGGATCGGTTCGCTGGTCTTCATGCCCGGTGGACCGGGCGGCACCGGCGTCGACAGCCTGCTCGCGGGCTCGCCGTTCTCCCCGGAGCTGAGCTCGCGGTTCGACATCATCAGCTACGACCCGCGGGGCTTCGGCCGCAGCAACCCGCTGCAGTGCGACACCGAGCTGGTCCTGGCCGGGCCCGACATCCTGCCCGGCGGGCCGGAGAAGTTCGAGGAGATCAAGCGCTACAACCGGGAGGTCGCCGCCGACTGCCGCGCCCGCACCGGGCCGGTCATCGACCACATGGACGCGGTCAGCGTCGCGCGCGACATCGACGCGTTCCGGCAGGCGCTCGGCGAGGAGCAGCTCAGCCTCTACGGCATCTCCTACGGCACGCTCGTCGGTCAGATGTACGCGGAGAACTTCCCCGACCGGGTCCGCGCGCTGGTCCTCGACAGCGTGATGGACCACAGCCTCAGCGCCGGCGAGTTCCTCGTCACCGAAGCGGAGACGGCCGAGGACTCCTTCACCGAGTTCGCGAAGTGGTGCGCGGAGGACGCGCAGTGCGCGCTGCACGGCGAGGACGTCGGGGCGGTCTACGACGAGCTCTACAAGCGGGCCGAGGCCGGAGAGCTGCACGCGCCGGGCGATCCCAGCACACCGATCGGTCCGGTGCAGCTGAGCAGCAGCACGCTCGGCGCCTTCTACGGGCCGAACTGGCAGCAGCTGGCGGACCAGCTCAAGGCGCTGCGCGACGACCGGCCGGCCCCGACCGCGCTGGCGCTGCCCGAGACCATCCCGCACAGCGTCGCCGCGTTCTGCGGCGACTGGAACATCGACATCGACTCGGCCGAGCAGTACGCGCAGGAGTGGCAGCGGCAGAACGAAGCCGCGCCGCACATGCGGTTCGGGCTGGGCGGCGGAGTCGCGTGGGGCTGCATCGACTGGCCGTCGCCGGTGCAGAACCCCCAGCACGTGCCGCAGATCCGCACCGAAGCCCCGATCCTGGTCCTCAACGCCCAGCACGACCCGGCCACCGGGTACAACTGGGCGACCAATGTGGACCGCCACATCGAGCAGGCCACGCTGCTGACCTACGACGGCTGGGGCCACGGGGTCTACGACCGCAGCGAGTGCACCACCTCGGCCGCGGACCGGTACTTCGTCGACGGCGTCGTGCCGCCGGAGGGCACGCACTGCGCGGCGGTCCCGCCGACGGACGACCCCACCGTCCGGCCTTACGTCGGCTGGGGCGGCTGA
- the hisF gene encoding imidazole glycerol phosphate synthase subunit HisF, translating to MAVAVRVIPCLDVDQGRVVKGVNFTDLRDAGDPVELARAYDAEGADELTFLDVTASSGNRETTFDVVGRTAEQVFIPLTVGGGVRSTEDINRLLRAGADKVSLNTAAIARPELLSEASQRFGAQCVVLSVDARRVPEGGQPTASGYEVTTHGGRRGTGICAVEWAARGQQLGVGEILLNSMDADGTKAGFDLEMIRAVRAVVDVPLIASGGAGAVEHFAPAVRAGADAVLAASVFHFGQLRIGEVKDAMRAEGITVR from the coding sequence ATGGCCGTTGCGGTGCGTGTGATCCCCTGCTTGGACGTCGATCAGGGGCGGGTCGTCAAAGGTGTCAACTTCACCGACCTCCGGGATGCGGGCGACCCCGTCGAGCTCGCCCGGGCCTACGACGCGGAGGGCGCCGACGAGCTGACCTTCCTGGACGTCACGGCCTCCTCCGGCAACCGGGAGACCACCTTCGACGTGGTCGGCCGCACCGCCGAGCAGGTGTTCATCCCGCTGACCGTCGGCGGCGGCGTGCGCAGCACCGAGGACATCAACCGGCTGCTGCGCGCCGGGGCGGACAAGGTCAGCCTCAACACGGCGGCGATCGCCCGGCCCGAGCTGCTCAGCGAGGCCTCGCAGCGCTTCGGCGCCCAGTGCGTGGTGCTGTCGGTCGACGCGCGCCGGGTGCCCGAGGGTGGGCAGCCCACGGCCTCCGGCTACGAGGTCACCACGCACGGCGGGCGGCGCGGCACCGGCATCTGCGCGGTCGAGTGGGCGGCGAGGGGCCAGCAGCTCGGCGTCGGCGAGATCCTGCTGAACTCGATGGACGCCGACGGCACCAAGGCCGGTTTCGACCTGGAGATGATCCGCGCGGTGCGGGCCGTCGTGGACGTGCCGCTGATCGCCAGCGGCGGTGCCGGAGCGGTGGAGCACTTCGCGCCCGCGGTGCGCGCGGGCGCGGACGCGGTGCTCGCGGCCAGCGTGTTCCACTTCGGACAGTTGCGGATCGGTGAGGTCAAGGACGCCATGCGGGCGGAAGGGATCACGGTGCGATGA
- the hisI gene encoding phosphoribosyl-AMP cyclohydrolase — protein sequence MSGLDPAIAARLKRNADGLVAAIAQQRGTGEVLMMAWMDDEALHRTLTTRRATYFSRSRQQYWVKGETSGHTQQVHDVRLDCDGDTILLVVDQQGAACHTGDRTCFDADALLPADS from the coding sequence ATGAGCGGTCTGGACCCGGCGATCGCGGCTCGCCTCAAGCGCAACGCCGACGGGCTGGTCGCCGCGATCGCCCAGCAGCGCGGCACCGGCGAGGTGCTCATGATGGCGTGGATGGACGACGAGGCGCTGCACCGCACCCTCACCACCCGCCGCGCCACCTACTTCTCCCGCAGCCGCCAGCAGTACTGGGTCAAGGGCGAGACCTCGGGCCACACCCAGCAGGTCCACGACGTCCGCCTGGACTGCGACGGCGACACGATCCTGCTGGTCGTGGACCAGCAGGGCGCGGCCTGCCACACGGGGGACCGCACCTGCTTCGACGCGGACGCCCTGCTGCCCGCCGACTCCTGA
- a CDS encoding TetR/AcrR family transcriptional regulator — MSSGTNGTEPKRRGRRRSGADTKAALLAAAREVFTEQGYDAATVRAIAAQAGVDPAMVNHWFGGKAGLFSAAVHIPVNPAEVVPQLLAGDREQLAERLLRRFLTVWDNAEGGQFAALVRSIATNENAVAMLREFIQNVMFEKLIKALGVDQPDLRGALCGSQIVGLGMARYVVRLEPLASADHDTVVAAVGPNLQRYLTGTLD, encoded by the coding sequence GTGAGCAGTGGAACGAACGGCACCGAGCCGAAGCGGCGCGGACGACGGCGCAGCGGTGCCGACACCAAGGCCGCGCTGCTGGCGGCGGCGCGCGAGGTGTTCACCGAACAGGGCTACGACGCGGCCACCGTCCGCGCCATCGCGGCGCAGGCCGGGGTGGATCCGGCGATGGTCAACCACTGGTTCGGCGGCAAGGCGGGGCTGTTCTCCGCGGCGGTGCACATTCCGGTGAACCCGGCGGAAGTGGTGCCGCAGCTGCTGGCCGGAGACCGCGAGCAGCTGGCCGAGCGGCTGCTGCGGCGGTTCCTGACGGTGTGGGACAACGCGGAGGGCGGCCAGTTCGCGGCGCTGGTGCGCAGCATCGCGACCAACGAGAACGCGGTGGCGATGCTCCGGGAGTTCATCCAGAACGTGATGTTCGAGAAGCTGATCAAGGCGCTCGGCGTGGACCAGCCGGATCTGCGCGGGGCGCTGTGCGGATCGCAGATCGTCGGCCTGGGCATGGCCCGCTACGTGGTCCGCCTGGAACCCCTGGCCTCCGCCGACCACGACACGGTGGTCGCCGCGGTCGGCCCCAACCTCCAGCGCTACCTCACCGGCACCCTCGACTGA
- a CDS encoding anthranilate synthase component I, translating into MVGDGDIGSISPGREEFRALAADRRVIPVVRRLLADDETPLGVYRKLAGDRPGTFLFESAENGRSWSRWSFVGARSAAALTVRDGEAHWTGTPPTGLPDGGDPLQALRETVRLLQTDPLPGLPPLTGGMVGYLGYDAVRRLERLPELTEDDLKIPELVMLLATDLAALDHHEGTITLIANAVNWDDSPERVDAAYDDAVRRLDEMTEQLCTPSAPTVAAFSRPSPQFVRRREPAEHYAAVEKAKEAIRAGEAFQVVVSQRFEMSTSADALDIYRVLRTTNPSPYMYLLRLEAPDGGTPFDIVGSSPESLVTVRDGQATTHPIAGTRWRGADEDEDSLLEKELLNDDKERAEHLMLVDLGRNDLGRVCKPGSVHVVDFFRIERYSHVMHIVSTVTGQLADDKTAFDAIAACFPAGTLSGAPKPRALELIEELEPTRRAQYGGVVGYLDFAGDADTAIAIRTALVRDGRAYVQAGGGIVADSDPVAEDQECLNKARAVLNAVATAETLARPGGEQVTEERVDHRAGI; encoded by the coding sequence ATGGTCGGCGACGGTGATATCGGCTCAATCAGTCCCGGACGCGAGGAGTTCCGCGCCCTCGCCGCGGACCGCCGGGTGATCCCGGTGGTGCGGCGGTTGCTCGCGGACGACGAGACCCCGCTCGGGGTGTACCGCAAGCTCGCCGGGGACCGCCCCGGGACGTTCCTGTTCGAATCCGCCGAGAACGGGCGCTCCTGGTCGCGATGGTCCTTCGTCGGTGCCCGCAGCGCCGCCGCGCTGACCGTTCGCGACGGCGAAGCGCACTGGACCGGCACGCCGCCCACCGGACTGCCCGACGGCGGCGACCCGCTGCAGGCGCTGCGCGAGACGGTCCGGCTGCTGCAGACCGATCCGCTGCCCGGCCTGCCGCCGCTGACCGGCGGCATGGTCGGCTACCTCGGCTACGACGCGGTGCGCAGGCTGGAGCGGCTGCCCGAGCTCACCGAGGACGACCTGAAGATCCCCGAGCTGGTCATGCTGCTGGCCACCGACCTGGCCGCGCTGGACCACCACGAGGGCACCATCACCCTGATCGCCAACGCGGTGAACTGGGACGACAGCCCGGAGCGCGTGGACGCCGCCTACGACGACGCGGTGCGCAGGCTGGACGAGATGACCGAGCAGCTGTGCACGCCGTCGGCGCCCACGGTGGCGGCCTTCTCCCGCCCGAGCCCGCAGTTCGTCCGCCGCCGCGAGCCGGCGGAGCACTACGCGGCGGTGGAGAAGGCCAAGGAGGCGATCCGCGCCGGCGAGGCGTTCCAGGTCGTGGTCTCCCAGCGCTTCGAGATGTCCACCAGCGCCGACGCGCTCGACATCTACCGCGTCCTGCGCACCACCAACCCCAGCCCGTACATGTACCTGCTGAGGTTGGAGGCGCCCGACGGCGGCACCCCGTTCGACATCGTCGGCTCCAGCCCGGAATCGCTGGTGACGGTGCGCGACGGCCAGGCCACCACGCACCCGATCGCGGGAACCCGCTGGCGCGGCGCCGACGAGGACGAGGACTCGCTGCTGGAGAAGGAGCTGCTCAACGACGACAAGGAGCGCGCCGAGCACCTGATGCTCGTCGACCTCGGCCGCAACGACCTGGGCCGGGTCTGCAAGCCGGGTTCGGTGCACGTCGTCGACTTCTTCCGCATCGAGCGCTACAGCCACGTCATGCACATCGTGTCCACGGTGACCGGGCAGCTGGCCGACGACAAGACGGCCTTCGACGCGATCGCCGCCTGCTTCCCGGCGGGCACCCTGTCCGGCGCGCCCAAGCCGCGCGCGCTGGAGCTGATCGAGGAGCTGGAACCCACGCGGCGCGCCCAGTACGGCGGCGTGGTCGGCTACCTGGACTTCGCCGGGGACGCCGACACCGCGATCGCCATCCGCACTGCGCTGGTCCGCGACGGCAGGGCCTACGTGCAGGCGGGCGGCGGGATCGTGGCCGATTCGGACCCGGTCGCGGAGGACCAGGAGTGCCTGAACAAGGCGCGCGCGGTGCTCAACGCGGTCGCGACGGCGGAGACGCTGGCCCGTCCGGGCGGCGAGCAGGTGACGGAGGAGCGGGTTGACCACCGAGCCGGGATCTGA
- a CDS encoding Trp biosynthesis-associated membrane protein gives MTTEPGSEPSRSRGLLWLVVLLALAAAGALWGASGLTWAEQLFRGSFGNEVLVELTGADLRPELVPMALASLAAVAAVLATGGLLRRVVGVLVLVAGAALVWRSVQAFTGGLAVRSAPTAPPGSAPVGEVATQPYGPLLVLAAAVLLVVAGALVLLRAGRMPAMGAKYSAPGTAKRKSHDPDRQMWQDLDAGRDPTDDQDR, from the coding sequence TTGACCACCGAGCCGGGATCTGAACCGAGCCGGTCCAGGGGACTGCTGTGGCTGGTCGTGCTGCTGGCGCTGGCCGCAGCCGGGGCGTTGTGGGGTGCCAGCGGCCTGACCTGGGCCGAGCAGCTGTTCCGCGGCTCGTTCGGCAACGAGGTCCTGGTCGAGCTGACGGGCGCGGACCTGCGCCCGGAGCTGGTACCGATGGCGCTGGCATCGCTGGCCGCGGTGGCGGCGGTGCTCGCCACCGGAGGCTTGCTGCGACGCGTTGTGGGCGTGCTGGTGCTCGTCGCGGGCGCCGCGCTTGTCTGGCGGTCGGTGCAGGCCTTCACCGGCGGCCTGGCGGTGCGGAGCGCGCCGACGGCACCGCCTGGCAGCGCGCCCGTCGGTGAGGTCGCCACGCAGCCCTACGGGCCGCTGCTGGTGCTGGCCGCCGCGGTGCTGCTGGTAGTTGCCGGGGCGTTGGTGCTGCTCCGGGCGGGGCGAATGCCGGCGATGGGTGCCAAGTACTCGGCGCCCGGGACGGCGAAGCGGAAATCCCACGATCCGGACCGGCAGATGTGGCAGGACCTGGACGCCGGTCGCGATCCGACCGACGACCAGGATCGCTGA
- the trpC gene encoding indole-3-glycerol phosphate synthase TrpC, translated as MTVLESIIEGVREDLAVRESAIPFDEIKQLSAAAAPPHDVLAALKAPGVGVIAEVKRRSPSKGELAEIGEPAELAADYADAGARVISVLTEGRRFGGSLADFDAVRKRVVGTPLLRKDFIVSPYQVHEARAHGADMVLLIVAALEQNALEALLDRVESLGMTALVEVHTAEEADRALEAGAKVIGINARNLHTLEVDRDVFGRIAPGLPQDVLKIAESGVRGPSDLMAYAGSGADAVLVGEGLVTSDNPKTAVTQLVTAGSHPACPRPSR; from the coding sequence GTGACCGTTCTGGAATCCATCATCGAAGGCGTTCGCGAGGATCTTGCAGTTCGCGAATCCGCGATTCCGTTCGACGAGATCAAGCAGCTGTCCGCCGCGGCGGCACCGCCGCACGACGTGCTCGCCGCGCTGAAGGCGCCGGGCGTGGGCGTCATCGCGGAGGTCAAGCGGCGCAGCCCGTCCAAGGGCGAGCTGGCCGAGATCGGTGAGCCGGCCGAGCTGGCCGCCGACTACGCCGACGCCGGGGCGCGGGTGATCAGCGTCCTGACCGAGGGACGCCGGTTCGGCGGATCGCTGGCCGACTTCGACGCGGTGCGCAAGCGAGTCGTCGGCACGCCGCTGCTGCGCAAGGACTTCATCGTCAGCCCGTACCAGGTGCACGAGGCCCGCGCGCACGGCGCGGACATGGTGCTGCTGATCGTCGCGGCCCTGGAGCAGAACGCGCTGGAAGCGTTGCTGGACCGGGTCGAGTCGCTGGGCATGACGGCGCTGGTCGAGGTGCACACGGCCGAGGAGGCCGACCGCGCGCTGGAGGCCGGCGCGAAGGTGATTGGCATCAACGCCCGCAACCTGCATACGCTCGAAGTGGACCGCGACGTGTTCGGCCGGATCGCGCCGGGTCTGCCGCAGGACGTCCTCAAGATCGCCGAGTCCGGAGTTCGCGGGCCCAGCGACCTGATGGCCTACGCGGGCTCGGGCGCGGATGCGGTGCTGGTGGGCGAAGGCCTGGTGACCAGCGACAATCCCAAGACGGCTGTCACCCAGCTGGTGACCGCCGGGTCGCACCCCGCATGCCCGCGGCCGAGCCGGTGA